A region from the Cytobacillus sp. IB215665 genome encodes:
- a CDS encoding DUF2161 domain-containing phosphodiesterase codes for MKKVMMLMSNKTTKLFEVDLYKPIQEHFIEQGYEVYGEVNHCDIAAIKDDELVIVELKLNISIKLLIQATKRQRLSDQVYIAIPRPTYSLRSKKWQDICYLVRRLELGLMIVTFKNGTALVEIILAPADFDRKKSMQSSKKKRDLLLTEMQGRHRDHNVGGSKNQKIMTAYKENCIHIACCLERLGQLSTSDLRQMGTGDKTVSILNKNYYGWFERVRRGTYSLSDKGKNELTSYPQLVHYYGELIANKLG; via the coding sequence ATGAAGAAAGTAATGATGTTAATGAGCAATAAAACAACAAAATTGTTTGAGGTTGATTTATATAAACCTATTCAAGAGCATTTTATAGAACAGGGGTATGAAGTATATGGAGAAGTCAATCATTGTGATATAGCAGCTATAAAAGACGATGAGCTAGTGATCGTGGAGCTTAAGCTTAATATAAGTATAAAGCTGTTAATACAAGCTACTAAAAGGCAGCGTTTATCCGATCAGGTGTATATTGCTATCCCGAGGCCTACATATTCTTTGCGTTCTAAAAAATGGCAGGATATATGTTATTTGGTCAGAAGGTTAGAATTAGGCCTTATGATTGTAACTTTCAAAAATGGTACTGCACTGGTAGAAATCATTCTAGCCCCAGCTGACTTTGATCGGAAAAAAAGCATGCAAAGCAGCAAAAAAAAGAGAGATTTACTTTTAACTGAAATGCAAGGCAGGCATCGTGACCATAATGTTGGTGGAAGCAAGAATCAAAAAATCATGACGGCGTACAAAGAAAACTGTATTCATATTGCTTGTTGCCTCGAACGTTTAGGTCAGTTATCAACAAGTGATCTTCGCCAAATGGGAACGGGTGACAAAACTGTATCTATTCTTAATAAAAATTATTACGGCTGGTTTGAAAGGGTGCGAAGAGGAACTTATTCACTTAGTGATAAGGGTAAGAATGAGCTAACTTCATATCCACAACTTGTTCACTATTACGGTGAATTAATAGCAAATAAGCTTGGTTGA
- a CDS encoding YdiK family protein: MRRSPLFFGFIYSFIGIVFTYLAIQSAQETIWNFPTLILSFVATLDFGVAIRMFIFHNKLKNIK; the protein is encoded by the coding sequence ATGCGCCGCTCACCTTTATTTTTTGGATTTATATATAGTTTTATAGGAATCGTTTTCACATATCTCGCAATTCAATCAGCTCAAGAAACAATTTGGAATTTCCCCACTCTCATATTGTCTTTTGTAGCCACCCTTGATTTTGGAGTGGCTATTCGTATGTTTATCTTTCATAACAAACTAAAAAATATAAAATAA